The Solidesulfovibrio fructosivorans JJ] sequence ACGTATGGCCTGGGTTGGTACAGCGGGGCCGCTTTCGCAAAAGCAAGAACCAGTCCAAAACCGCATGAATCGTATCTTGCAGAAAAAGAAGGGAAAATATTACGGGAGGGTGGGTGCCGCGTCCCTCCCGTTTGTTTGATTCAATCTCCGCCCCGTGTTTGTTTTATTTTGTGACAGGGGCGGGCGACGCCGCATCCATCTCCCGGGCGGCGTCCGCCAACATGTCCGGTGTGGCGTAGCCGAGCTGACACAGCACCTCGCGCAGTGGCGGACAGGAGGTTTCCTGTTCGCGCAGGGCCTGGGCCAGTTGGTCGGTGGTGATGTAGCCCTGGCCGACCAGGAAATCGCCGAAGCGGCCCGTGGACTGGGCGCGGGAACGGAAGCGCGCCTCGGCTTCCTGGAGCCGCGCATAGTCGAGGACCTGCCCGCGCACCAGGATGTCGCCGAGGCGCGTGTAGCAGGCGCGGCGCTTGCGGGCGGCGTCTTCGAATTGCTCCTCGGTCACCATCTGGCGGTCCTTGAGAAATTTCCCGACGGAGTGTTCCTCCGGCGTGGTGCTTTCGTCCAGCCGCTCGAAGCCCCGCCGGATGGCGAAGGCCAGATCGCTTTTGGCGGCCAAAAAGAGCTCGATGGACCGGCCGGCGGCCTTTTCCATGTCCATGAGGGCCTGGGGTGAGGGCGGGCTCTCCACGGCCACGGCCAGTGAGCCGCTCGGCAGGATTTCCAGGGGAAAGACGCCGTTGGCCACGGCCACTTCGCGCGGCAGGGCGGCGATGGCGTCCAGGGGCACCAGATAGGGATCGATTTCCCGGGGTTCCAGACGGAATTGCTGCCCCAATACCTGGACCAGTTCGTGCTGGCTGGTCAGTCCCATGTCCAAAAGCACCTGCCCGAGGGGTTGGCCGGTCTCCTTCTGGCGTGCCAGGGCGGCGTCGAGTTGGGCCACGGTGACGAAGCGCCGGTCCAGCAGCAGGTCGCCCAGGCGGCGGCGGTAGCTCACCAGTTCCGCTTCCGAAGGATAGACATGGTCGGTCTTGTCCCAGGCGATGGTTTTCCCGGTGGCGAGGAAGCGGGCATAGAGCCTCAGCGCCCGCATGGTGGCCACGAAGTTGATGGTGTTGCCCCAGATGAGCCGGGGGACGGAGAGCAGCCCCTGCCAGAAGCCGTAGACGCGCCAGACGTAGAGCATGCGCATGCCCGCGCGCCAGAAAAAGAAGAAGATGTTGGCCAGAAGCAGATACCAGGGCCAGGTCCCGGCCTCGACGATGGGCGGATAATGGTAGGCGTCGGGGAAAAGGAGCTGGTAGAGCCAAAGCGCCGCGACCACCGGGACGATGCAGTTGGCCAGCATGCTGATCTGGTTGGTGAGAAGGGCCTTGCGGTCGCGGTAGAGCATGTAGCGCGTCCAGAAGCCCCCCTGCCAGCCGAGGCTGGCCCAGCCTTGCAGGGCGATGCCCATGATCCAGCGGGATTTCTGGCGCACCGCCGCCCGGAAGGTGCGGGGAAAGTATTCGCGGATGACGATGAATTCCGGCTTGGTCACGGCGCGGGGCTTGCCGGTAAAACGGCTCTTGCGGCTGACCCGGCGGTGCAGCACCTGGCGTACGAACACCTGGCGCAGGCCGAATTTGTGCATGCGCAGGCCGAAATCGTAGTCCTCGGTCAGGGAATCGATGTTGAAAAGCTGGTTGTTGTTGGCCTCGGCCAGCATCTCCAGGGCCCGGCGGCTGTAGCCGCTGCCCACCCCGGCCGAGGGCACGGACTTGCTCAGGATTTCCCGCACCAGCATGTCCCGGGCGTGGTTTTCGGCGAATTCGTCGGCGTAATGGCCGGGCGTGAAGCGCCACCACTTGGGGATGAGCGGGAAGACCGGCAGCTGGATCATGTCCTTGCGGGGAATGAGGTAGTTGAAGAGCTTCAAATACAGGGGATGGACCAGATCCTCGGAATCGTTCATCACGAAGATTTCGAAGGTGGTCCCGTGTTCCTTTTCGTAGTGCTTGATGCCGGCGTAGACCCAGTTGAGGCAGTCGGCCTTGTTGGTGGGGCCGTCTTTGGGGCACACGATGCGGTTGACGTTGCCGTACGCCTCCCGGGCCAGGTCCACTTCCCGTTGGGTCTTGGGGTCGTTGGGGTAGGTGCCGACGAAAATCTGGTAATTGGAATAGTTGAGGGTGCGGATGGTGTTGTCGAGCATGCGCCGGATGACGGCCGATTCGTCCCAACAGGGGATCATGATGGCCACGGGCTTTTCCGGCGGGGCGAGCAGCTGCTCTTCGGTCAGGCGCGGGTGTTTGCGCCGGATGATCAGGTACCGGTAAGCTTGGCGCAGCATGTAGACGATATCGATGAAAAGTTCGTCGAAGCCGCTGAGCAGGAAAATGACGCCAAGTCCGATCAGCAACAGCTGGAGCCCGAGCAGGGCGTAGGGCATGATGAGTTCGAAGGTGGTCATGGCTGCGGGCCCTCCTGGTCTTGGAACTGTTGGTCGGTCGGAAGCACGGGCCGGTCGCCGGCGGCGAAGCGGCAGATCGCTTCGGCGATGCGGTCGGCGGCCCTGCCGTCGCCGTAGGGATTGGGGCCGCGCCGCATGGCTTCACGGGCCGTTTCATCGGTCAACAGCCGCGTCGCCTCGGCCACGATGGTCGCCCGGTCCGTGCCGACCAGTTTGGCCAGCCCCAGGCGCGAGGCCTCGGGCCGTTCGGTGACCTGACGCAAGACCAGCACTGGGGTGCGAAAGGTCGGGGCCTCCTCCTGCACGCCGCCGGAATCGGTCAGGATGAGGGTCGCGTCGCGCATGAGCGGCACAAAGGACCGGTAATCGAGCGGATCGGTCAGGAGCACGTTCGGGAGCCCGCCGAGGGTGGGGAAGGCCACCTCGCGCACATGGGGGTTGCGGTGCACCGGGTAGACGAAGGCCACGTCGGGAAAGGCCCGGGCCAGGTCGGCCACGGCGGCGCAGATGTGGCGCAACGCCTCGCCCCAGCTTTCGCGGCGGTGGGAGGTGACCAGCACGAACCGGCCGGCTTGGGGCGCGAGTTCCCGCAGCAGCGGGCAGCGCCCCGGCCCCAGGGTTTCGGATAGCCCGAGCAGGGCGTCGACCACGGTGTTGCCGGTGACGATGATGCGCGCCAGGTCGTGTCCCTCCCGCAGCAGTTCCTCCCTGGCCAGGGGGGTGGGAGCGAAGTGGAGCCCCGCCAATACGCTGGTCAGGCGTCTGTTGGCCTCTTCCGGAAAGGGATTGGCCATGTCGTGGCTGCGAAGCCCGGCCTCCACGTGCCCCACCGGGATGCCGCCATAAAAGGCGGCCAACGAGGCGGCGAACACGGTGGTGGTGTCGCCCTGGACCAGCAGCATGTCCGGTCGCAGCCGGGAGAGGCATTCCGTTAGTCCGCCGATGGCGGCCTGGGTCAGGCCGGACAGGCTCTGGTCCGGCGTCATGAGGGCCAGGTCCACATCGGGCTCGATGGAAAAAAGCGAAAGGGCCTGGGCCAGCATTTCCCGGTGCTGTCCGGTGGAGACGATGCTGCGGCGCAAGGTGTCGCCACGCGTGGCCAGGGCGTGTATCACCGGGGCCATTTTGATGCCTTCCGGCCGCGTGCCGACGATGACGGCGACATGGTATTTTTCGGACATGCCTGCTCCTTCCGGGATCAGACCGTGGACATGGTTTCCTTATTTCGGATAAAAACGGTCTGAAATCAATCAATATAATAACCAAGCCCGGAGAGGACGCAAGGGGGCATGGCCGCATCGGGGCCCTACGTGCCGCCGGAGTGTGCGGAGGCAGGGGAAAGAGGAGAGCTAGATGGTCAGGTCCAGGACGGAGCCCTTGGCCAGGGAAGCCTGGACTCCGGGTAGGACGCCCGGATCGATGCCGGCGTCGTCGCCGTACTGGCCTTGCAGGTAGGCGTCGGCGGCGGACAGGGCCGTGCCGAGGCCCTTGCGGTCCGTACCGGTCGCTTCGAGGCTCGCGGTCAGGATGTCCGAGACGGCGTCGGCCGTGGCGTCTCCGAACCGCTTGGACACGTCGTCGATGGCCGAGGCCAGGGTGGACTGGATGGTATCCGTGGTCCCGGTGCCGTCCGAGGCGTAGAAAAGCTCGTTGTGGCCGTTTTGGAAATAGCCGTTGACCGCGTCGTTGAGCGCGCCGTTGAAGTTGGCGATGGCCGCGTCGCCGGCGGCGATGCCGAAATTGCGGTCGATGAACTTGAGCGAGGAGACAAGCGCGTTGCCCACGGCGTCCTCGCCGCCCGAGCCGTCGCCCACGCCCTTGACGATGATGCCCATGACCGCCGTGGCCGCGGCGTCGCCGTGCTTTTCCCGGATGGCGTCGATGGCCTCCGACAGCGAGGTTTGCAGGTCCCCGGCCGCGCCGCTGTCGATGAGCGCCCCGGCGTTGCTGGCGGATTGGGCGTCCTGGAGCCGGCGCAGGATTTCGGCGGCAAAGGTGTCCGAGGTCGTGCCGGAGGATTTGGCGGCCAGCACCGGCGTGGTCTCGGCCTGCTCGGAATAGCGGCCGAGTTTGAGCCCCCGGGCGTCCGCCTTGTCGGTTTGGGGGAGCAGACTGGAGAGACCGGACTGCTGGGTATGAAGGGCTGTAATCTCCATGGACGTTCCTCGACGACGCAATCCTTAATGAAGCCTATCGGCCGGTTCGGCCCGGGCTTTAGGCCGGCGGCCGCATTGCCTCGTGCATCCCCTTCTGGTAGGTCCCCTGCACAAAACCGCGCATCAACGAAAAGCAGGCCATCCCCGTTGCATCCGGAAATCCTCCATATTGACCTGACCGCCGCGACGTCGCGCCGCGTTCCTTGCGACGCGTCCGGCCTTGTCGGCGGCAGGGGGATGGCCGGACTGCTTTTGGACGAAAGCGCGCTCGATGCCGCCGTCTGTTTTGCGCCGGGCCGGCTGGCCGGGTTCGATCTGCCCGGGGCCGGACACGTTTCCCTGGCTTTTTTCTCCCCACGCACCGGCGGGGCGGCTGTCGCGACCCTTGGCGGCTCCCTGGGCCATGCCCTGGCCCGGGCGGGTCTTGCCGGCGTGGTCCTCACGGGCGGATCGGCCCGTCCGGTGGGGCTGGCCATCCGCGACGACGCTGTCCGCTTCGTCGACGCCGCCGGCTTGGCCGGCCGGACCACCACGGAAATTTTCGACAGCCTGCTTGGGGAATACGACGCGGCGGCGGTGACCGGCCCGGCGGCGCTTGCCGGCTCGCCCCTGGCCACGGTGGCGGCCGACCGCTGGCACGATGCCGGCGGCACGGGGGGCGGAGCGGCTCTGGCCGCGAAAAACGTCGTCTTTCTGGCCGCTTCCGGTACGGCCGAGATCCGTCCGGCCGACGCGGCCGGTCTGGCCGTGGCCCGCGCCGCCATGGAGCGCCTTATCGCCGCCGCCCCGGCGCTGGCCGGTCCGTGCGGCTTCGGCCGGTTCGGCACCGCCGCCCTGGTCGATCTGACCGCCGGGCGGCGCATGCAGCCGACGGACAATTTCCGGCGCACCTTTTTCCCCGAAGCCCCGGCCGTCAACGCGCCGCGCCTGGAGGCGCTTTTCCAGGGACACGGCGAAACCTGTCCGGGCTGTCCGGTCGGTTGCCGCCGGGTGGACGCTCGCGGCCGGCTTTTGCCCGATGTGGACGCGCTGTCCCATTTCACGGCCCTGCTCGGGCTGGCCGATCCGGATCTGGCGGTTTTCGCCCGGCAATACTGCCTGGAGCAGGGCCTCGACGCGGCGGGCTGCGCGGTGGTCCTGGCCGCCGAGGCCGAACGGACCGGGGAGGCCGCGACGCCCGAAGGCGTGCGCCGGGGGGTCGCTTCGCTTGCGGCCATGGACGCGGTCGGCCGGGCGCTCGTTGCCGCGCCGGCCCTGCGGGTGAGGGGCGTGGAGCTGCCCGCCTTCGATCCGCGCGGGGCCTATGGTCTGGCCCTGTCCCTGGCTGTCGGCGCTTCCGGTCCCGATCCCTGGCGGGCCGGCTGTCTGGCCCATGAACTGTTGCGCAAGCCCGTGGCCACGGACCGCTTCACCTTCGAAGGCAAGGCCCGGGCCGTCTTTCTGGGCGAGGCCGCCGTGGCCGCCGTCGCCTGTCTGGCCGGCTGTCCCTGGCTGGGGCTGGCCATAAGCCTGGAGGAATGGGCGCTGGCCCTGGCCGCCGTCACGGGCGAACCGGTCGCGGCCGGCGATCTGGCCGCTCTGGGCCAAACGGTCGTGGCCCGGGAGCGTGCCCGAAACGTCCGGTGCGGCCTGACCGCCGCCGATGACGACCTGCCGGAGCGTTTTTTCGTCGAACCCGGCTCGGGCGGGGACGGCATCGACGTGCCGCCGCTCGATCGCGCCGCCTTTCTGGCCGCCCGGGCGAAATATTACCGCTTGTGCGGCCTGTCCGCCGAGGGACTGCCGCTGGCGGCTCCCAGGGAAGCGCCATGGACGCGCTGACAAGCCTTTTCGCCGACCGGCTGGCCCGGGCCGGCCTGTGCGCGCCCGGCGCGGCGGCCATTGTCTGCTGCGACGACGCCGTGACCTTTTCCCGCGACGACGCGCCGCAAAACGCGATGCTGGCCGCAGCCGCGACCCGCCTCGGCGCGGCCTGCCTCATGCTCGTGCCCCCGGCCGAGCCCTACCGCGCCATCCTGGAATTCCTGGCCGCCCGCGAGGCCCCGGCCATCCGCCCCCGCGACTGCGAGACGCGCACCTTCTTCCACGATATCCCGGTCATCGAACGCCCGGACGCGGCGCTGGTCGCCGAGGCCCTGTCCCGGCGCAAGGGGGCCTACCTGCCCGGCCACGGCATCCTGGCCCACGGCGCGCTGTCGCCCGAGCAGGCCTTCATCACCGTGTCCTCGGTGGCCTTTGCCGGATTCGTGAAGTTTTTTTCCGATTATCTCACCGCCCGCCGCGCCGGCGTTCGCGATGCCGGGGCGGATCGCGCCTTCGAGACCGCCGTGGCCCACCTGCCGCCGCCGCCCGAACGCGTGCCGCCGCTTATGCCCGGCCCGTTCGCCGACCGCGAGGCCGCCCTGGCCGCCATGGCCCAGGCCGGACGCGCCACCGTGGACCTGGGGCTGGTCGATTCGGTCTTCGGCAACATCTCCTACAACCTGCGCGGCACGCTGGCCATCAGCCAGACCGGCAGCGCCCTGGACGCCCTCGAAGGGGCCATCGACCTGTGCCCCCTCGACGGTTCGTCCTGCGCCGGGCTCACCGCCTCGAGCGAACTCTCGGCCCACGCCGCCCTGGCTGAAAAAGACGGCCGCAAGGCCATCCTGCACGGCCATCCCAAATTCGCCGTCATCATGTCCATGGACTGCGACGAGCCCCATTGCCGCAACCGCGACGCCTGCCACGTCGCCTGCGACAAATCCCGCTTTCTGGACGACATTCCCATCGTGCCGGGCGAGGTCGGCTGCGGCCCCCGGGGCCTCGTCCACACCATGCCCCCGGCGCTTGTCGGCCGGCGCGGCGTGGTCGTTCTCGGCCACGGCGTCTTCACCATGGGCCGCGACGACTTTAGTAAAGCCCTCGTTGCCCTGTGCGCCATCGAAACATCCTGCCGCGCCCGCTATTTCGAAACGCTTGCGCGCTACAAAGCCTGATACGGAGCCATCCATGCACGAGCCGCACAACTCTTCCCCTCTGACCGTCAGCATCGTCATCCCGGTCTACAACGAGATGCAGACGCTCCCCGTCGTGCTGGCCAAGGTGCTGGCCCGGCCGGAAACCTGGGAAGTGGTCCTTGTGGACGACGCTTCCACCGATGGCAGCCGCCAGTACCTGCAAGGGCTTGACGGCTCGGACCGCATCCGCGTGCTGTTCCACGAGAAAAACCAGGGCAAGGCGGCCGCCCTGCGCACCGGATTCGCCGCCGCCGCCGGCGACGTGGTGCTCATCCAGGACGCGGACCTCGAATACGACCCCGAAGACTACCCCGTGCTGCTCGAACCCATCTTTTCCGGCAAAGCCGACGTCGTCTTCGGCTCCCGCTTCCTTGGTGGCCCCCACCGCGTGCTCTATTTCTGGCACTCCGTGGCCAACAGGCTGCTGACGCTTTTTTCCAACATGTTAAACGACATCAACCTCTCGGACATGGAAGTCTGCTACAAGGTCTTCCGCCGAGAGATCCTCCAGAAAATCCACATCCAAAGCGACCGCTTCGGCGTCGAACCGGAGCTCACCGCCAAAGTGGCCAAGCTCCGGGCCCGCATCTACGAAGTGCCCGTCTCCTACTACGGCCGCACCTACGAGGAAGGCAAAAAAATCGGCTGGCGCGACGGCATCGCCGCCTTCTGGTGGATCATCCGCTTCGGGCTGCTCCATCGCGGCTAGGCCGGCGCGAGGATCACGTCCGCCGGGTCGCCTTTTCCAGCGCCAGCAGCGCCTTTTTCCGATCGAGCCCGCCGGCGTAGCCGGTGAGTGCGCCGTTTGCGCCGATGACGCGGTGGCAGGGAATGAGGATCGAAAGGGGATTTCGCCCCACGGCCGCGCCCACGGCCCGCGCGCCGCTTGGCCGGCCGAGCCGCCGGGCCAGCTCCCCGTAGGTGGTCGTCTCGCCGTAAGGGATGGCGCGAAGCGCCTGCCAGACGGCCTTCTGGAACGGCGTGCCCCTGGGGGCAAGCGGGATGGCGAAGTCCATGCTTCGGCCGGCCAGATAGGCGTCGATCTGCGCCGCCGCCCGAAGGCATACGTCCCCCGGCGGTTCGGCTCCCGGCGTCGGCGCTGTGGCCGGAAAATGCTTTTGCCCCAAAAACCAGGCTCCGAGCAGCATATCGTCCTCGGCCACGAGCAGCATGGGTCCGAGTGTGGTGTCGTGACGGACAGCGGTTCGCACGGCCAGCCTCCTTATAATGTGCGCCACAGGTGCATGACGGCATAGGCCCGCCATGGCCGCCAAACCTCGGCCCGTTGCAGCGCGCGTTTGGCATCGGCCTCGCCGAGGGCCTTTTTCACGCCATGGTCCGTGTGGGGAAAGGCGTCCGGCCAGCCCAGCGCCCGCATGGCGATGTACTGGGCCGTCCATTCCCCGATGCCGGGCAACGCCCGCAACGCCTCGAGGCTTGTTTCCGGGGCCGCCGCTGGCGACAGGACGAGTTCCCCGTCGCGCACGGCCCGGGCCAGCGCGAGAATCGCCCGGGCCCGCCCGGCGATCACGCCGAGCGAGGCGATGGCGTCCAGAGACAACGCCGCCACGCGCTCCGGGGCCGGAAATACCGTGGTCAACGCCCGAAAAGGCGTGTCCAACGGTTCGCCGAAAGCCGCCGCGAACCGGCGGGCCAGGGTGCGGGCGGCGGCCACCGTCACCTGCTGGCCGAGAATGGCCCGCACCGCCACTTCGAAGCCGTCCATGGCCCCGGGCAGGCGCACGCCCTCATGCCCGGCGGCAAGGCCCGCAAGCCCGTCGGCAATGGCCCAAGGATCGCAATCCAGGTCGAAAAGATGGGACACCCGGGCCAGGACCGGCGGCAGAACCGGCATGAGCCCGGCCGACACCGTGACCCGCAAGGCGTTTTTCCCCGCCGCCTGGCCCACGGCGATCCATCCCGCATGGTCCGCGCCGTGGCGCGAGAGCCGCACCGTGCGGCGGTAGATGCCGCCCTCCACCGCTTCGACGCCGTCAACGGCCCGCGCGCCCAGAAAAGCGAGCAGGCCCGCCAGATCGTAGGGCGGACGATAGCCGAGCTCCAGGCCCGGCGCATCCGTGGCCGGGGACTCGCCTGCGGCGCTGGCGCGCAAGCGCGTGGGCGGCATGCGGTAGCGACTGGCAAAAAGCGCGTTGAAGCGCCGCAGGCTGGAAAAACCGCTGGCAAAGGCCACGTCCGTCACCGGCAGCGACGTCTCCGTCAGCAGCTTTTTGGCCAAAAGCAGCCGTTGCGTCTGGGCGAAGGCCACGGGCGAAATCCCGAAGCGGCTTTTGAAGACGCGGCGCAAATGCCGGGCCGTCACGCCAAGCCTGGCGCACAACCCTTCGATGCCGCCATCCTCCAGACACCCTTCGCCCATAAGCCGCACCGCCGCCTCGACCAGCCGCTGCCCGGACCGGACCGTGGACAGCCCCGGCGCGCTCTCCGGCCGGCAGAGCAGGCACGGCCGAAAACCCGCCGCCTCGGCCGCCGCCGCGCTGGGGAAAAAACGACAATGCTTCGGTTTGGGCAGCCTGGCCGTGCAAACAGGCCGGCAATAGATCCCCGTCGAGGTCACGCCCACGAAGAAGCGGCCGTCGAATCGGGCGTCCCTGGCCTGGTAGGCACGGTAACAACTGGCGGCATCAAGCGACATGCACCCAGGCTACCGCTTGCCCATGGACGTGGCTAGCCGTTTTCGGACATGGCTGTGGCTTGGCGGAAAGGGAGCCGGGGCGCTGCCCCGGACCCCGCCAGGGCGCTGCCCTGGACCCGCCGGGAGGCCACGGGCCCCCCGGACCCCCCGATTCGGCTTTGGCCGGGCGGAGGCTTGGCTGGTTTGGCGGGAGGTCGGAGGGGAGAAGATGGCGGCGGCATTTGCCGGGACGGTGCATGTCGCTTCGCGACAAGCTCGTCGCCGGCAAATGCCGCCGCCACCACGCCGTCCGCCCCTTCGGGGCGAAAGGATAAGGAATTTTACTTTTGGAAGCCTTGGAAGAGGCTTTGTGATTGCCTACCCCTTTGAAAGTTTTTGGGGAGGGTGGGGGTCCGGGGGAGGGGACCCTTTTTTTCAAAAAAGGGTCCCCTCCCCCGGGTGCCTTATCTACTCCTTCACATGCAACGCGCTGGCGTCGGCGAGGAGGTCGTTGATGCGGGCGACCATCTGGTGCGGGTCGGACAGGTAGCCGTCGAGGAGCAGGGCGGAGTCGTAGAGTTGTTCCACGGCCTTGCCGAGAAACGGGTCGGCGGCGTCGTTGCGGTAGATGGCGAGCAGGTTACGGATGAGCGCGTGGTCGCGGTTGAGCTCCAGGGCTTTTTTCGGGACCGAGGTGTCCTTGGTGACCATGCGCATGATTTTCTGCATGCTCGAGGTCATGTGGTCGTCGGGGGAGACCAGGCAGGACGGGCTTTGGGTGAGCCGGGTGGACAGGCGCACCTCGGTGACGCGGTCGCCGAGAAGGTCCTTGATCTTTTTGAGGAAGTCGTCGAGGGAGCCTTCCTCGTCCTTGGACAGCTCCGGGGTTTCCTTTTTGGGGGCTTCGCCTTCGAAGGCGTCCAGTTCGCCGGCTTCGACCAGTTCGGCGGATTTGATGGTCAGGTCCTTGTAGGTGCGGATGGAGTCCATGATGAACTCGTCCACGGGCTCGTAGAGGTAGAGGACTTCGAGGCCCTTGGCCCGGAAGATTTCCAGGTGGGGGTTTAAGTCCAGGGCATCGCGGGATGGGCCGGACAGGTAGTAGATGGATTTCTGGCCTTCCTTGGCGCGTTCGACGTAGGCGGCGAGCGAGGTGTCGTTGTCGGCGCGTTCGATGGCCGAGGAGTCGAAGCGCATGAGTTCGGCGAAGGTTTCGCGGTGGGCGAAGTCGCCGTAGCCGAGCTTGAGGGCTTGCCCGTGTTCCTTGAAGAAGGCGGCGTACTTGTCCGGGTCTTCCTTGGCCAGGCTTTTGAGCTTGTCGAGGATCTGCTTGACGATGACGGTCTGGATTTTGCGCAGCACCAGGTTTTCCTGGAGCGTTTCGCGCGAGAGGTTGAGCGGCAGGTCTTCGGTGTCGACCACGCCGCGTACGAAGCCCAGGTATTCGGGGATGAGTTCCTTGACTTCCTTGGAGATGAGCACCCGGCGCACGTAGAGGTCGAGGCCGTTGTGCAGGGCATCGCGGAAGGCCATGGGCCCGAGTCCCTTGGCCGGGACGAAGAGCAGGGCGGTGAACTGCACCGGCGCGTCGACGCTTATATGGATGGTGGCCAGGGGTTCTTCTTCGTCGTAGGTCAGGAACTTATAAAATTCCTTGTATTGTTCCGGGGTGACGCTGAATTTGGACTCGCGCCACAGGGCGGGTAGGGTGTTGGTCTTTTCGCCGTCGACCAGGACGGGGAAGGAGATGAAGTTGGAGTGCTTGCGCAACACGTCCTTGACGCGCTGCGGATCGGCGTACTCCTTGGTGTCTTCCTTCAGCTCGATCTCGATGGTGGTGCCGCGCGGGGCGTCGCCCTCCACGTCCTCGACGGAGAAGCTGCCCGAGCCGTCGGAGATCCAGCGGGCCGGGGCGGCGTCGGGCTTAAAGGAGCGGGAGGTGACGGTGACCTTGTCGGCGACCATGAAGACCGAATAGAATCCCACGCCGAACCGGCCGATGAGGTTCGAGGCGGCGTCCTTGTTTTCGGCCACGGACTTCATGAAGGCCTCGGTGCCGGATTTGGCGATGGTGCCGAGGTTTTCGATGAGTTCGTTTTGCGTCATGCCGCAGCCGGTGTCGGCGATGGTGAGCCTGCCGCCGTCCTTGTCCGTGGTGATGCGGATTTCAAGGGGCGCTTCGGCGTCGGCGATGGTGGTTCCCTTGCTTATTTCGAAGCGCAGCTTGTCCAGGGCGTCGGAGGCGTTGGAGACGAGTTCGCGGAGAAATATTTCCCGATTGGTGTAGATGGAGTGGGTGATGATATCGAGGAGCTTACGGATTTCGGCTTTGAATTCGTGGGTTTCCCCGGAAGCGGCGGTCATGGGTCACTCCTTGTTGCGTGGTTTGGCCGGCCGGCGGGCGGCCGCAAAAAAGGCTCGCACCCCTTGGACGGGTCGGGCCTGTGGGGGGATGCCCCAGCTCGGAGAAATAGAAATATAAGGAGGGAGATAAGCAGGGAAGGCGTTGTGTCAAGAGCGCGGCGGGACGTCGGGCGGAGACGTCGGGAAAGGAGGCGCGACCCATTGACAGGCCGGGGCGGTTGTTTATTTTCGGCTGTGAAGAGCAACCTTTGTCGGAGGTGCGTATATGGTTATTGATCTCAGTCCGTTTTATGGCGCCAACACGCCTTTTGACCGGCTGTTCGAATCCTTGTGGCCGGCCATGTCCATCAGCCAGCGCAGCATGGCGTATCCGCCGATCAATATCGGCGAGGACGACGACAATATTTACGTGCGCTGCGAGATTCCGGGCATGGACATTGGCGATCTGGATCTGACGCTGACCGATTCGAGCCTGGTCATCAAAGGCGAGCGCAAGGCGGTCAAGGGCAAGTATTATCGCCAGGAGCGGCCCACGGGCTTTTTCCAGCGTGTGGTCAACATTCAAGCCGCCGTGGCCCGGGAGAAGGTGACGGCGTCCATGCGCGACGGGGTGTTGGAAGTCGTTTTGCCCAAGTCGGATGAGAGCAGGCCCAAGAAGATCAACATCGAAGCCGTGTAGACGCGCCGGCGCAGTTGCCGCAGGAGGACGACCATGACGGAGACCGTTGCGAAGAACGAGGAGCGCCGGTTGCCCCGGGTGAAGCCGGCCACGGATATCATCGAAAAGGAAGACGGGTTTTATATTTACGTCGACATGCCGGGCGTGACCAAGGAGGATCTGGTCATCGACCTCAACGAGGACGAGCTCAAGGTTTCGGGCAAGGCGGAGTACGTGCTGCCCGAGGGACAAAAGCTCGCCCACGTGGAGTTTGGCGGCGGCGAGTATTTCCGCAGTTTCACGGTGTCGCACATCGTGGACAAGGAACGGATCAAGGCCACGCTGAAGGATGGGGTGCTGGAACTGCATTTGCCACGCCAGGAAAAGGCGCAGCCCCGCAAAATCGAGATCCAGGCCGGTTAAAAGCCGTACAGGCAGGGCCGGGATGCGGAAAACCGCATCCCGGTTTTGTCGTTTGTGGGGGAGGAAAGGATTTGTCCTGCCTGTGAAGAGGAATAATTAAGATTTCAAAAATGTAATGTTTGGATGGCGTTGGATACTGCTTGGGATTTGAAATGTGAAAAAAAGGTACTAGTGGCATTTTGAAGCCTTCGTGTTG is a genomic window containing:
- a CDS encoding Hsp20/alpha crystallin family protein, giving the protein MVIDLSPFYGANTPFDRLFESLWPAMSISQRSMAYPPINIGEDDDNIYVRCEIPGMDIGDLDLTLTDSSLVIKGERKAVKGKYYRQERPTGFFQRVVNIQAAVAREKVTASMRDGVLEVVLPKSDESRPKKINIEAV
- a CDS encoding Hsp20/alpha crystallin family protein; protein product: MTETVAKNEERRLPRVKPATDIIEKEDGFYIYVDMPGVTKEDLVIDLNEDELKVSGKAEYVLPEGQKLAHVEFGGGEYFRSFTVSHIVDKERIKATLKDGVLELHLPRQEKAQPRKIEIQAG